The Mauremys reevesii isolate NIE-2019 linkage group 19, ASM1616193v1, whole genome shotgun sequence genomic sequence CTCTCTGCTTATTCATTCTGAAGGAAGTGAAGAAAGCAGGTGAATGGCGTGAGTGGTGAAGAGTTGGTCTGTTAAAAATTTCAGATAATTGTCAAGGAAATGTCTTTTAAACCTGACCACATCCTTTTTAAAGACgggaactaaaaaaaaatcaaatggtaGCCTGGTTTAGGGCCAAAGTCAACTTCTGCTGAAATCAGTCGAGTCTCTGTTGATTCTGTTGGGAGCTGGATCAGATGTTTAAGAAACAGCACCACAGACGTGAGAGAAGGGCCTGGAACTGATTCAGTTGTGTAGCCTTCTGCATTGATGTATGAAATACTTGATTTTGGGTCTTGCTGCTGCCTTCAATCTCCCAGCTGGCTGGGATGCACGGCTTAAGACCGTGTTTTAGAGTCACCATACAAATCCTGTCCATTCATCTTAAGGAGTGACGAGTGGTTCTAAATGGAAATCTCTGGATTGGGGGGAGGTGGCTGTAATTGAGGATGAGAACGGAGAGCCTCACCTTTCAGTAAAGGGTTACAAATGGCACCCCAGCAGAAAACAAATGGCAGGAGATGCACCTTAGATGTCTCCCTCAGAAGAAGCTTGTGGCTGTCAGCCCAGACTCCTTAGTTTTTGCTGCTCATTTTGATTAAACTCCATTTTTTGGGGTCTCCTCCTGTTTGAACATCGTAGGGTAGGTTTTATTTATGATGGCTTAGTGAGTTGGAGCTGAACGTCTGTAAATGAAGGAGAGGTTCTCTAGTTGACAATGAAACAAAAGGTGTGATAGCGTAGAAGATGTGGGGAGGAGAATGAGGGGAGCTCCCACTTTAGTTCCCAAAGTCAAGACTAGAGAACTCGTAACACTCTGATacaatttgtgaggctgtttgtTTCCTACTTGAAAAAGCCTCTCTTCATTAGTAACCTAGATCCCTTATTCTTTAAAACTGTGGGCGGTGAAGGGTTTGCTGTGTTGATATTCGAAGGGAGGGAGGCTGTTGAAAGGACTTATTAATTTTTTCCATTGATACTCTGAGGTTATAAAAACAGCTGACTCATTGTAGTATGGGGCTTATTGTCCGCTTTATGGAGCAAACAAACACTATTagttgggaggaaaaaaaaattaactgggaACCTACTGTCAGCCTTTCTGATTAGTTATCCTAACCCTCATtcctcaaataatttttaaagctGGACAGTATTAACTAGCCCATTGTCTGGTATCTTTATGCATATAGTGGCTGCCACAGACCTATGGGATAGGAAAAATCTGAGGTGGGATTCATGTCTCCAGAACCTTCTCTGTGACAGGAGCAGCTGTAAGAATTTTAATGCATAGTTGCTCTTTCTTGaagtgctggggtgtgtgtgggggagccaAATACACAGGTGGAGATTTAAATACCTTAATCATTGAATTCATTAGCTGCTCACTGTATACAAATAACTCATCAAGAGCAGGATCATTACCACTTTGGTTGAAGCTTTCCTCCATCAGGAGGAAAGGCAGGAAACTAAGCTGGATGGTTCAAGAGATGGGGATTGGTCATAAGGGTGAAGGCCAGCACTCTGTgccctcacaccctccccctggaATCTTGTGGCCTTGGCAACTGGGAGGAAAAAGGAAATGGGATAGCAAAGAGTATAATCCTGAGGTTGGTGGTCATCTTTGTTAGGGAAAGGTGGAACTGTTTTTTCAAAGCAAGTGTTGGCTAGATTAACTTGTGGCTGGAGTTTTGAGGGCCAAACTTGAATTATTTACAGCTCAGCAATGGGTGGCGTGAAAGTCAGAAGCTGCTATAGGTAGCAGAGTGGTATTCAGGAGTACAAGGGCTGTTGCTCCTTTTAACTGAGCATTTGGTGACTTTTTGTATGTTTTAGCCATTTAGAACTTTTTTCTAAAATTCCCTTTTGCAAAAGGGCAAATCTGGTGATTTATACAAATTCAATTTTTTCCTttggctgttttaaaaaaaacaacaaaaccctcTCCAAAAAAGGTATGGAGAACACATCTGTATGTCATGCTTTTTCCAGTGTTTAAAGTGCTTTTGTTAAACACTATTGATTTTGATGAAGTTCCCTTCAGCTAAACAGAGGGTTTTGTATCCATGTTATCTGCTGTCCATAACAATGAGACTCCCCCTAGCCAGGGACTGTGCTCAGAGTTAAAGCTGCTACATGTGATATTACAGTATTTCTAAATGCCCTCTTCTGTAGTATCTGTGAGGGACGAAACAACATCTGCTAGTTGGATGTCAGTAGAACTAATCTCAGTCCACTGTATTCTAGGAGTCTGTCAGTAGCACAGGGTTCTGCATGTATAAGCTAAATCTACCCACCACCACTGCCTTATTCTTTTTCTTAGCAAGATTATCCTATTTGGCTTGTTACTCTGAGCCTTCCTCTATCTATTTCTGCAGTACGATGGTATCTAGTGAGATagggagtggtggtggtgtgttAAAGGAGGTGGTCCAAACTTGAATTCACAAGGCCCAGAGTGTATCCTCTGATTTATCTACAGGGAACATGCTTAGCAGGAAACAAGCATTTGGACCATATTAACAGCTGAGGGTCACTGACTTTGCAGTACAGATCTAAGCATCACTGTACAAGCCTGGATAGGTAGAAGCAAAAGCTGTTTTTTCTGTTCCCCACCCCTCAAGCCAGTTGCCACAAATCCAGTTGAAGGAACATGCTGGTACCTCTAACTGAAGAAGGGAACAAAAGATCCCTGATATACAATGCCATATTGTAGGCTAGGAGGTGGATTCTTTACAACACAAAACTGGTCCTGCTGTTCATTAccttttgctttttatttctatAACTTCTCCCATGAACTACAATTACCCATCTGTAATGtctgtaattatttttttcacGAATGTTCTGTCGATTTGTcataataaatatttttctttgcaaatactgatttctttttctttcccacaGTCTCCTTTGACAGTGTCAGTACAAAGAATTGTCTAATCTTTTGGGGGGTCAGACTATTCATGGTGTGAAAGTGGGCTGAAGAAACTGAAGTATGAAAAGAAATGGTTGTAGTGTGTTTATGCTTTAGGAGCTGAGGAGAGGAGATGGACTCTACCAGATCTCATCCAGCTCTAGCTACAGGTAATGCATCTAAGATTCCTTGTAAGAAGTGAAGTTTTCTATACTTGCAGAGAAGAATGTGAGAAACATGCCTAAGTGTATTCCGACTGGGAATAGAGGAGAAAGCTAATCTAAGGAATACACCATTTATTTTATATCCCCATTTTAACAGGTGTGGATGTTAGGACTAGCTGTATAGCTGCCTCACCATTGCCTCTAGGTACAGACTTGGTCCTCTGACCCACTGTACTAAATACTGatttttccacacacaccccccaagcCACTACACATGGGTGGGGGCACAGCTGTGAAATGACTTATACCTAAGGCTACGACttagtcacggattctgtgacttcacTGGGCCTCAGTGACTTCTTCAGCTGTCAGTGGCTGAAGGCAGGGCtggagcctccccctccccagagctgcatacccccctgcagctggggctgtgtgcttGGTGCTGGAAttctgtgcccctgccctgcagctgtgGCCAGTGCTGGAGTGTGGGACTCCATGCCCCCCGGGTATTTTTAGTGAAGTCACAGAGCATACAGGTTGTAGGCTCCCCCTGAATTTTTGTTGATTGCCTAAGATCTGCGCGTGACTTTTACTAGCAATACCTGCGACACAATCTTAGCCATGCCCAGAACTAGGCTCCAGTGGGGCCTGCTCGGACTGAGCATCCAGCCCTGGGCGGCTTGTTCCTTAttagcccagcagggggcgcggGAGCTTCCCGCCCCAGGGCTCAGCGCGTTAACTCTTAAGGGGGCGATGCTTCCGCTGGCCCCACCGGAGCCTTAGCGGGCAGGGGCCTTGCACGGGGCCCAGCAGCGCGGGGGTCCTGCTGGGTGCCGGGTCTAGCACCGGCCTGCACCCGGCTGCGCGGgcagctgctccgtgctctggcgGCGGCCCCTTTAAGGGAGCGGTTCTCCAGCCGGGCGAGGGAAGGTCGCGGCGCGGCCCAGCCATGCAGCGTCTCCGGGGCAGCCGGTGGCTGGTGGCCGGGGCCTCCTTGgccgtgggggtggggctgggcgcggggctggggggcgggaggcGGCAGGGCGGCGGCCCGCCCGCGCCGGGTTTGCTGGCCCGGCTGCCCGTGGTGCCGGTGGTGGCGGCCGCCGACCTCTCCGCGCCGGGGCCCGGGGCCGCGGCCCGCGGCGAGCTGGCCAAGTACGGGCTGCCGGGGCTGCCGGCGCTGCGGAGCCGCGAGTCCTACGTGCTGTGCTACGACCCGCGGAGCCGCAGCGCCCTCTGGGTGCTGGAGCAGCTGCGCGGCGCGGCGCTGAGCGGCCCCTCCGAGCGCGCCGCCTGCGACTTCCAGGAGGACGAGTCGGTGCACGAGTATCACCGGGCCACCAACGCCGACTACCGGGGCAGCGGCTTCGACCGGGGCCACCTGGCGGCCGCCGCCAACCACAGGTGGAGCCAGCAGGCCATGCAGGACACCTTCTACCTGAGCAACGTGGCGCCCCAGGTGAGGAGCCGCCGCCCGGCGCGCCTGGCCCTGAGCccccggtcccgtggctcgggaGCGGGGCTGGCACCAGCTGGGGAGCGCTCAtctccccgccgcccccccccccagcgtcgGGGACCCGGGTGGGGCCCTCCCTAGTGCACATCCCCCCAAAGCCGGGAGTGGGCTAGGCAGGAATCCTGCGGTCTTCTAAAAACACTCAGcgctgggttgtttttatttgccttcatGTTTTGGGGCTCTAGGGGGTCGCTTTTCAAGCCTTTTTCTGTCACCATGATGGCTAGAAACTTTGTTTTTGAGGGAAACTGAGGTTCTTGTGTActcacatgactccaagagctggggctttaaggaaaaacgGGAaaatgtgagagttggcaacactgtcagGTTTCTCCCctcaggtgggggagagggacaccaTCAGACTGAGTTGCCCAGCTCCTCTCCAGGGAAAGGGGGACTGCTCCCCATGCTCTAATGTGAGCAGAAATCCCTCTCCCTGAAGGGTAAAGAGGGACACCATAACTGAAGAGACTGGAATAGAACACAGGAGTCCACTTCGCTTTTAAAACtgccctttctttctttttgccaACTTCCAAAACACGATGTgagtcaggggtccccaacgcggttcctgcaggtgccatggcgcccgcgggggcatctaaatgcgcccacgtcctggccggcggtaGAGCATCTgccaaatttctgcggcatttcagcagcagcgCCTCTCGGTGACGCCACTTGAGTggcgtcatcaagaggtgtcaccaccaaaatgctgcagaaatttgtcattttggcggatgctctactgctgccacggtccttcatctggcgcctgccagacgaaaagtttggggaccactgttgtGAGTAAACATCCCAAATATCTGCACACAGCGCTGTATAGCACTAACCTGTAACTACTAAGGTGAACAGTGACTTAAGTGTTTGACcccaagcccactgaagtcaatagaaagcagtgttgccaacctCAGAGCTCTAATTTTAGCCAGTTGTGTAAGAAAAAAGCCCCCAAATTGCCATTTCAAAAGAATGCATAAAAAGGTGAAGTTTGATACACCAATCTGTCTGGACAGGAggcatagaaatgtagggctggaaaggacctggaGAGGTCCCTTAATCGCCCACCTCCCAATatgatgaggcaggaccaagtaaacctagaccattcctgacaggggtttgtccaacctgttcttaaaaaccttcaatgagggggattccacaagcacccttggaagcctattccagagtttaattacccttagagttagaataTTTGTCCTAATATATAATCTGAATCTAcgttgctacagattaagcccattgcttcttgtactACCTTCCAGGAGAGAGTGTCTGCCATGTGGGAGGGAGGAAGCTACACAGGGAGAGCGGGGTTCTCTTCCTAGACAAGGGTGGGAAGGGGGAAGCATAAgtcccatccctcctccccccagcaggatGGGGTAAACTGTTGCAGGAGCAAGCGGAAACTAAGGTGCTCTAGTGGAGAAGCTGAGTGGAGTTTGGGGGAAGCCATGGTCCCTGCTGAATGGGCTTACAGGTGGTAACCCACTAACACACTCTCAACATGGGTGACACAAACTGTGTgttacttgcatccgacgaagtgggtattcacccacgaaagctcatgctccaaaacgtctgttagtctataaagtgccacaggattctttgctccctTTGGGATAAGCTCTTCTAGATAAACTTTCCCTGAACTCCCTATTGATGGTAGAGAATCAAAATCAAAGAATTTGACGGATGCTAATGTTCCTGCCGGTAGTGAGATTTATTCTGGACTATGAGGTGTTTGTTTTCCTTAGTCAAGAATTTGATGTATGTATTATGGGGCCCTAGTCAGCTGTCTTGGGATGGTGGCCCCCATGTGGCTACCCTAAGACCCCGGATCTTCTTGTCCTTCCTGTTACAATATTTGTGGCTAGGTAAGCAAACAAGGACATAACTTGCTCCAACTTGTCATCCATTGCCTGGAACATTTGCTTACTGTCAGGCCCCTCATGCATTGATGGTTTCTTCTGACTTTCCAAGTTCTACCACCTGTCCTACATTTCTTTCTCCTTACTGGCTGACCCTTTATCGTCCCCATTTTCTTGGGGAATGATTTCTTGTTGGAGGTTAACTTTCTACCTCCCAACCCTAGCTCAGCTTTTTCAGCCTCCAGGGCATAAATCCTGCCTGGCAAATCAGAGGTCTTTTCTCTGCCTCGCTGGGCCATTCTTCTGCGCACTACTAGTGCCTTCTGGCTAGAGTGAACATTTAGCTCATGGGGGGGTTTATGTGAATCCAAATCGACTTTGTTCTTTCTCTGACATAGGTTGGTATCTTTTCCAGCTACAGCTGCTTCCTATGAGGGTACTGGTCTGGATTTACAGCACCACTAGCATTTAAGCAAACCCACCTCATTTCTCCATAGAACGACCTGGTGGGTTCATCCTTCCAAATAAAGCTTGTAAACCAAAGGGCAGGGTGTATCTATGCATAGTAGTTGAATTAGCCCAAGGCATGATTTTTCAAAGTTCTGGCTGCTGTCTGGGGATTGGGTTTGTGGCTAATGTCCTCTTTAAAAACCTAATTTTATCATTTTCTGAAACACCTTCAAAATTTGCTAGAGAAGTTTTGACCATAGTAATATGCTCATGAATTTGAGCTCCGTCTGTATAGGAATCAAATGTATCAATATTTAGCTTTTTCAAACAATTATTTTCCTTCTGGGCTTTCAGATATGGGGTGCCCTTCCCTGGGaagggttctctctctctctgaggactccaggagctgcagggatctttTTAACCTCCACTTAAGAGTACTCCTGTCTGACAATTCATGGTTCTTGTCCTCAACCCTTCTACATTCTGCAATTTTCCTATCCAACCCAGGGCCGCCTGGGAGGCAGCGGCAAGTGGGGCACGAGAatacaggggcccccacgagaatacagtattctatagtattgcatttttttcttatggaaggggcccccgaaattgctttgtcccaggccccctgaatcccctgggtggccctgatcCGACCTATTGTTTGTCCCTCTGACGGCCTCAGCCACTTGATCTATTTCTACCCATAAactgtctacagcaggggtcggcaatctttcaggagtggtgtgccaagtcttcatttattcactctaatttaaggtttcgtgtgccagtcatatggtttcagaaggtctctttctttgtctataatatataattaaactatggttgtatgtaaagtaaataaggtttttaaaatgtttaagaagcttcatttaaagttttaaattaaaatgcagagccccccggaccggtggccaggacctgggcagtgagtgccactgaaaatcagctcacgtgccaccttcagtACACGTGCCATAGGTGCCTACCCCGATCTACATCTTGCTCTAACCCCTGTTTTTCCTCTCATAGTTTAATCTCGTTCCTTTGACCAATTCGCTATCAATATTCTGTTGAACAGAATGGAACCAAAAGCATTATAGGAGATAGGATCTTCCTGCAGCATAGTACCTGCTGCCACATCTTTAGTGATCTGGCTAAGGGTTTCTTGTAACTGATCAAAGTCTTGTCTTCCCCATTTTGACTGGTCGAACCCCTCTATCTTTCTAGTTAGTTTACAATGAAGGAAGTTACCTCAATTTCATGTTTCAGATTAATTGGCTGATACTTGTTTAGGGACTGGAATTAACTAACAATCTCACAATCCAAATTTATCTCTATGTAGGTACCTAGATGGCCACCATCAACAGTTACTAATGGTAAATTTCCCCTCCTACACATGCCAGCATAACTACAGCAGTCATATTGctagttgtactggtataacccACCCCTGTGGACACTTATTCTGGAATAGGAGTGTCCACATGGGAAGTTGTACTAGTATAGTTCGATTGTGGAGAAGCcctgagtgcttcacaatctttaatgtatttgttgTCCTAACATTCCTGAGATTGGGAATAATATGCTTCcctttttacagatagggaactgaggcacatagagaCTACCAACTTGCACAAAgttacacaggaagcctgtgtcagagtggggaatggttctcctgagccccaggccaGTACGGGGACTGAGAACTGCTGGATAAACCTGCCTCTGTAAATAGAAAGGATCATCTAAATTAACTCAAGGGCCACATGTATTTCCTACcaaactaaggccctgatcctgcaaacgctCCCATGTGCCCATAGCTTTACTCATGGGAGTAATCACATTGAAATAAATAAGATCCTTTCacatgtaaagttaagcacataaatAAGTGTTCCCAGCAGCCTGAAACTTTGTCTCTGGCCCAGGATTAAACCAAAGTGACTTCAGATATACAAAGCATTTCTGTGAGATAACTCAGGTTTATGCTTCCCAAACACTCATGCTGAAGATGATTAAAAACCATCAGATAAATATACTACCCTATAAACAGTGTGGCTTAGCAAATAGAGCACTGGTCTGGGAAGCTAAAGTCCAAGGCCAGTTGGGACCACTACGAttgagtctgacctcctctaCAGCTGCAAGCCAGTCTGACTTTTtctatcttcaacttccagccattgcatcTCGTTATATCTTGTCTggtagattgaagagctcattaccaatatttgttccccctgtaggtaattatagactgatcaagtcatCCCCTGCACCTTCTCTTTACGCTAAATATTCTCAGCTCCTCACCCTGCTCTCAGCACTCTGGatcctattcctggctctgctactggcctgctggctgactggggcaagttacttcactgatccctgcctcagtttccctatctgtaaaatgggggtgatgataCTGAACacctttataaagtgctgtgagatctactgataataataaaaataatagctcTCTTATATAGTGCTTAACTCAAGCTAGAAAGCTTAGGACATATAGGGGTGGATGGGAAGAGAGAACAGAGCTTAGACTGACTTACGTTCTTGACTTTTTCCTAGCtgtattgtttgttttttgtttctaggTTCCTCATTTGAACCAGAAAGCCTGGAATAACCTGGAGAAATACTGCAGGAGTTTAACAAAGTACAACCAGAATGTATATGTCTGCACTGGCCCACTCTTCCTACCCAGGTAAATACTAGAGCTGGATTGAAACTGATCTTAAAACATGCATCATACAGGGAAATTAAGATGGGCTAAGAATGTGACTTGTCTTGTCATGCTCTCAGGATAAAGGTCAGAAATAGCAATAGGTACTTCTTTAAAAACATCCCCCAGTTTCCATGTATGCATGTAGGGATTTGTGGGCTAGTTTGTTATGCTTGGGATTAATTTATACATCTTTCAATTGAATAAACCCCTGAAGGGACACTATCAGATTATCTGGGTAGGATTAAAAGGGAAATAATTTAACTCTGATTTATGTTCCTTCAGTGCTTTCTTTCTGCACTTAGTTTGGGAGAGTGACAGCAGCTTAGTCATCTTGCGCTGTATTTCATACACTTTTACAGTCTGGTTATCTTGTCAGATCTGGTACTAATAGTGCCACAGGTGCATTAGTCACAGGCTGCAATAAAGAGCTAATCTAGCCTATTGCATAGTCAGGTTTTCCAAATAAAGGTATAATCTTTGGCTGCAATGAACTATGTTTAGAGGCATGAAGGGCAATCACTTGAACAGACTCAGTTAAACAAGGACCAAATGAGATATGGTGAGGGGGAGTGGAATGTGTTCTGCAGCATGTTCATTCCTGTTTGACTGTGTATAGGGTCTCCCAGATTAGCTTGGGGTCTAGACCCTGCTACAGCACTTGACAACTTTAAATCAAGAACTGACGTCTTTCTAAAAGACAAGTTTTATACAGGAAACACAAGGTGAACTTCTAGCCCTGcattatgcaagaggtcagactggatCATAAGAGCCCCTTCTGGTCTTAGTTATGTGTATATTCATCTAAAGCAATGGAAGACACAATCTGTGCCCTGAGGGGCTTGTGCACATGCGTACTGAGTAAGAGGCAGCAGTAACACCGTCTTGTTCTTTGTGTAGGATGGAGGCAGATGGGAAGATGTACATCAAGTACCAGGTGATTGGCAAGAACAATGTAGCAGTccccacacacttcttcaaaGTGCTCATCCTAGAGAAGCTCAATGGAGAGATTGAGCTGCGCTCCTACGTGATGCCCAACAGCCCGGTGGAGGAGACAATCCCCCTTGAACGTTTCCTGGTTCCTATTGAGAGCATTGAGCGCGCATCGGGGCTACTGTTTGTTCCTAACATCTTGAAAAGAACAAATCGTTTACAAGCCATCACTGCTGGACGCAACAGCTGAACTCACCCAGGGGATTGATGACAGAACACACTATGGGGTGAAGGCATCTAGTGGAAGGGACTTAAGTTACTACAGTTATTTATCAGGGGTATGTATGGGCTCAAATTTATTCTCTCCCCCGTCCCtggctcttttctttttttttaaatggtctagGGGCTTTTCGTGGGCCTGCACTAATTAATAGGCTGTCTGTTTCCTGAGGAGGCAAATACCAAAGATGTTGTACCCTTGTATGTTTGGCCCTAAAAATGGTTCCTGGAACTTAATAAAAAGTCAGTGCAGTATTTAGAAGTGCTTCCCCACCTACTTTTATGCTTGGCTCAATGGGTGTATCTCTAGGTGCTGCCCACAAAGCAAATGCTCTTCCTGAGCTATATGCTTTGAGTATGAGCCACAGGGGTCTCAGGATTAACTTATTTTTGAGGGTGACTCTTTCCTGTTATCCTTGTGGAACAATGCATTTTGTGC encodes the following:
- the ENDOG gene encoding endonuclease G, mitochondrial, translated to MQRLRGSRWLVAGASLAVGVGLGAGLGGGRRQGGGPPAPGLLARLPVVPVVAAADLSAPGPGAAARGELAKYGLPGLPALRSRESYVLCYDPRSRSALWVLEQLRGAALSGPSERAACDFQEDESVHEYHRATNADYRGSGFDRGHLAAAANHRWSQQAMQDTFYLSNVAPQVPHLNQKAWNNLEKYCRSLTKYNQNVYVCTGPLFLPRMEADGKMYIKYQVIGKNNVAVPTHFFKVLILEKLNGEIELRSYVMPNSPVEETIPLERFLVPIESIERASGLLFVPNILKRTNRLQAITAGRNS